From a single Bacillus gobiensis genomic region:
- a CDS encoding DNA-directed RNA polymerase subunit alpha — translation MIEIEKPKIETVEISDDTKYGKFVVEPLERGYGTTLGNSLRRILLSSLPGAAVTSIQIDGVLHEFSTIEGVVEDVTSIILNIKKLALKIYSEEEKTLEIDVQGEGIVTAADITHDSDVEILNPDLQIATLGENASFRVRLTAQRGRGYTRADANKRDDQPIGVIPIDSIFTPVSRVSYQVENTRVGQIANYDKLTLDVWTDGSTGPKEAIALGSKILTEHLNIFVGLTDEAQHAEIMVEKEEDQKEKVLEMTIEELDLSVRSYNCLKRAGINTVQELANKTEEDMMKVRNLGRKSLEEVKAKLEELGLGLRKDD, via the coding sequence ATGATTGAAATTGAAAAACCAAAAATCGAAACGGTTGAAATCAGCGACGATACGAAATATGGGAAGTTCGTCGTGGAGCCACTTGAGCGTGGATATGGTACAACACTGGGTAACTCCTTACGTCGTATCCTTTTATCCTCACTTCCTGGTGCCGCTGTAACATCGATCCAGATAGATGGTGTTCTGCACGAATTCTCAACAATCGAAGGCGTTGTTGAAGATGTTACATCGATCATCTTAAACATTAAGAAACTCGCACTCAAAATCTACTCCGAAGAGGAGAAGACACTTGAAATTGATGTGCAGGGTGAAGGTATTGTTACAGCCGCCGATATTACGCATGACAGTGATGTAGAGATTCTAAATCCGGATCTTCAAATCGCTACTTTGGGAGAGAATGCGAGTTTTCGAGTTCGTTTGACTGCTCAAAGAGGTCGTGGATATACTCGTGCTGATGCAAACAAGCGAGATGACCAGCCGATTGGCGTTATCCCGATTGATTCTATTTTCACTCCGGTATCCCGCGTTTCTTATCAGGTCGAAAACACTCGTGTAGGCCAAATTGCAAACTACGATAAACTTACACTCGATGTTTGGACAGATGGAAGTACTGGACCAAAAGAAGCCATAGCACTAGGCTCAAAGATTTTAACAGAGCACTTAAATATTTTTGTCGGTTTAACTGACGAAGCTCAGCACGCGGAAATTATGGTGGAAAAAGAAGAAGACCAAAAAGAAAAAGTTCTTGAAATGACGATTGAAGAGCTTGATCTTTCTGTTCGTTCTTACAACTGCCTAAAGCGCGCTGGCATTAATACCGTTCAAGAGCTCGCGAACAAAACAGAAGAAGATATGATGAAGGTTCGCAACCTTGGACGCAAATCGCTAGAAGAAGTAAAAGCGAAGCTGGAAGAGCTTGGGCTTGGCCTTCGCAAGGATGATTGA
- the rplQ gene encoding 50S ribosomal protein L17 gives MSYRKLGRTSAQRKAMLRDLTTDLIINERIETTEARAKELRSVVEKMITLGKRGDLHARRLAAAYIRNEVANEENNQDALQKLFSDVATRYEERQGGYTRIMKLGPRRGDGAPMAIIELV, from the coding sequence ATGTCATATAGAAAACTAGGACGTACAAGTGCTCAGCGTAAAGCGATGCTTCGTGATTTAACGACTGATTTAATCATTAACGAGCGCATCGAAACAACTGAAGCACGTGCGAAAGAACTTCGCTCAGTAGTTGAAAAAATGATCACGCTTGGTAAACGCGGAGATTTGCATGCCCGTCGTTTAGCAGCTGCATATATACGCAATGAGGTTGCTAATGAAGAGAACAACCAAGATGCTCTTCAAAAGCTATTCTCTGATGTTGCGACTCGCTACGAGGAGCGCCAAGGCGGATACACTCGCATTATGAAGCTTGGACCGCGCCGTGGTGACGGAGCTCCGATGGCTATCATCGAACTCGTTTAA
- a CDS encoding energy-coupling factor ABC transporter ATP-binding protein translates to MDDKTLITANNITFRYQENSAKPALDNVSFQVERGKWLAIVGHNGSGKSTLARVLNGLILPDEGEVIVDGLQLTKDSIWAIRKKIGMVFQNPDNQFVGSTVRDDVAFGLENNGVPREDMIERVDWATKQVNMQDFLDQEPHHLSGGQKQRVAIAGVLAARPDLIILDEATSMLDPRGREEVLETVRQLKDKSMVTVISITHDLNEAAKADQIIVMNDGKKYAEGTPDDIFKMDDQLVEIGLDLPFSFRLSRLLKEKGVPLTKDHLTHEGLVDELWTLQSKI, encoded by the coding sequence ATGGACGATAAGACGCTGATCACTGCCAATAACATTACATTCCGTTATCAAGAGAATTCGGCCAAGCCGGCTTTAGATAACGTTTCATTTCAAGTGGAGCGCGGGAAATGGCTGGCGATCGTAGGACATAACGGCTCTGGAAAATCAACGCTTGCCCGCGTCTTAAATGGATTGATTCTTCCGGATGAGGGGGAAGTTATCGTTGATGGCCTGCAGCTTACAAAAGACTCAATATGGGCCATTCGAAAGAAGATCGGCATGGTCTTCCAAAACCCTGATAATCAGTTCGTCGGCAGCACCGTACGTGATGATGTGGCTTTTGGTTTAGAAAATAACGGTGTACCCCGCGAGGATATGATCGAACGAGTTGATTGGGCGACCAAACAGGTAAATATGCAAGACTTTCTTGATCAAGAGCCGCACCATCTATCCGGCGGGCAGAAGCAAAGGGTAGCGATTGCGGGAGTTCTTGCCGCCCGGCCCGATCTGATCATTTTAGACGAAGCAACGTCTATGCTGGATCCGCGCGGAAGAGAAGAAGTCTTGGAAACAGTCAGGCAGTTAAAAGACAAAAGCATGGTTACCGTCATTTCGATTACCCATGATTTGAACGAAGCAGCCAAGGCTGACCAAATCATCGTCATGAATGACGGAAAAAAATATGCGGAAGGCACCCCTGATGATATCTTTAAAATGGATGACCAGCTTGTCGAAATTGGTCTCGATTTGCCTTTTTCATTTCGTTTGAGCAGGCTGTTAAAAGAAAAGGGAGTGCCGCTTACGAAAGATCATTTGACGCATGAAGGGCTGGTGGATGAGCTTTGGACATTACAATCAAAGATTTAG
- a CDS encoding energy-coupling factor ABC transporter ATP-binding protein, whose translation MDITIKDLEHRYQMKTPFERLALFDVNAEINEGSYVAVIGHTGSGKSTLLQHLNGLLKPTKGSVTLGGTVLEAGKKNKDLKSLRKKVGIVFQFPEYQLFEETVLKDIIFGPMNFGVSKQKAEEKAKELLHMVHLPEDVLERSPFELSGGQKRRVAIAGVLAMEPEVLVLDEPTAGLDPRGRQEIMDMFYDLHQKSGVTTILVTHSMEDAARYADEMIVMNKGTVKAKGTPRELFSKETDISSLGLDMPETIKFQSLLQQKLGKSFSLPALSIEETADEILALLQKENAL comes from the coding sequence TTGGACATTACAATCAAAGATTTAGAGCACAGATACCAGATGAAGACTCCCTTTGAAAGGCTTGCTCTTTTTGACGTCAACGCCGAGATCAATGAAGGAAGCTACGTCGCAGTAATCGGCCATACGGGATCAGGGAAATCCACCCTGCTTCAGCATTTGAATGGCCTTTTAAAGCCGACAAAAGGGAGCGTTACATTGGGCGGCACAGTATTAGAAGCAGGAAAAAAGAATAAGGATTTAAAAAGCTTGCGAAAAAAGGTAGGAATCGTGTTTCAATTTCCCGAGTATCAGCTATTTGAGGAAACCGTGTTGAAGGATATCATATTCGGGCCAATGAATTTCGGAGTCAGTAAACAGAAAGCCGAAGAAAAAGCGAAAGAGCTGCTTCACATGGTCCATTTACCTGAAGACGTTCTGGAACGATCTCCTTTCGAATTAAGCGGCGGTCAAAAGCGCAGGGTCGCGATTGCGGGAGTGCTGGCAATGGAGCCGGAAGTCCTCGTTCTCGATGAGCCGACGGCAGGGCTTGATCCAAGAGGAAGGCAGGAAATTATGGACATGTTCTATGACCTTCATCAAAAAAGCGGCGTGACGACGATTCTTGTCACACACAGCATGGAGGATGCCGCACGATATGCAGATGAAATGATCGTTATGAACAAAGGTACGGTGAAAGCTAAAGGAACCCCGCGTGAACTCTTTTCAAAAGAAACGGATATATCCTCACTCGGGTTGGACATGCCTGAAACAATAAAGTTTCAGAGCCTGCTTCAGCAAAAGCTGGGAAAATCTTTTTCCTTGCCGGCTTTGTCAATCGAAGAAACGGCTGACGAAATCCTCGCACTCCTGCAGAAGGAGAATGCCTTATGA
- a CDS encoding energy-coupling factor transporter transmembrane component T family protein, with amino-acid sequence MIDSVIIGKYVPGSSIVHRLDSRSKLLSIFFFVFIVFLANNFLTYVILGLFTLFTVLLTRLPWRFLLNGLKPVLIIILFTFLLHILMTKEGPVLLDLGFLNIHQGGLVQGVFISLRFVYLIMITTLLTLTTTPIELTDGIESLLGPLKKIKLPVHELALMMSISLRFIPTLLEETDKIMKAQMARGADFTSGPIKDRIQAIVPLLVPLFVSAFKRAEDLATAMEARGYQGGEGRTKYRQLVWGLKDTAALFCLCILAVVLFVLRT; translated from the coding sequence ATGATAGATAGCGTCATTATTGGTAAATATGTACCCGGCTCATCGATTGTTCACAGGCTTGACTCGAGATCAAAGCTATTATCGATCTTTTTCTTTGTCTTTATCGTATTTCTAGCCAATAACTTCCTTACTTATGTGATACTCGGCCTATTTACACTTTTTACGGTGCTTCTGACAAGGCTGCCGTGGCGTTTTTTGCTTAATGGGTTAAAACCAGTTCTAATTATTATTTTATTTACGTTTTTGCTTCATATATTGATGACAAAAGAAGGCCCGGTTCTTTTAGATCTTGGTTTTCTTAATATTCACCAGGGAGGCTTGGTTCAAGGGGTCTTTATTTCGTTGCGGTTCGTTTATCTTATTATGATTACAACCCTTCTAACTTTGACGACGACTCCCATTGAATTGACAGATGGCATTGAAAGCCTTCTGGGTCCCTTGAAAAAAATCAAGCTGCCTGTTCATGAGCTCGCATTGATGATGTCGATTTCTTTGCGCTTCATTCCGACCCTCTTAGAGGAAACAGATAAAATAATGAAGGCGCAAATGGCAAGAGGTGCAGACTTCACAAGCGGTCCGATAAAAGACCGGATTCAAGCCATTGTTCCTCTTTTAGTCCCTTTATTTGTCAGTGCCTTTAAACGCGCTGAGGATCTTGCTACTGCGATGGAAGCAAGAGGTTATCAAGGAGGCGAAGGGAGAACGAAATACCGGCAGCTTGTCTGGGGCTTGAAGGATACAGCAGCCCTGTTTTGCCTATGCATTCTGGCTGTCGTATTATTTGTTTTGCGAACTTAG
- the truA gene encoding tRNA pseudouridine(38-40) synthase TruA: MRIKLILSYDGSRFYGFQVQPNQRTVQEELEKALKVLHKSKEKISVISSGRTDSGVHAVGQCVHFDSPLSIPDHKWPYALNSLLPPDIVVRQAETVDESFHARYGTSWKEYRYFIDTSKHPDVFRRLYSYHYPYPFELKAMQEAGNLLVGTHDFTSFCSPKSGKENKVRTIYKLEWEKTDEGLQMIIVGNGFLYNMVRIIVGTLLAVGSGKISLDHITDIIEAKNRQAAGKKAPAHGLYLWQVNYDN; the protein is encoded by the coding sequence ATGAGAATAAAATTAATTTTATCCTATGACGGAAGTCGGTTTTACGGATTTCAGGTCCAACCGAACCAACGAACGGTGCAAGAAGAGCTTGAAAAAGCATTGAAAGTGCTTCATAAATCGAAAGAGAAAATCAGTGTCATTTCATCAGGGAGAACAGACAGCGGTGTCCATGCAGTCGGCCAGTGTGTTCATTTCGATTCTCCGCTTTCGATCCCTGATCACAAATGGCCTTATGCCTTAAATTCATTGCTGCCGCCTGATATCGTTGTCAGACAAGCGGAGACGGTGGATGAAAGCTTTCATGCCAGATACGGGACGAGTTGGAAGGAATACCGCTATTTTATCGATACAAGCAAGCATCCTGACGTCTTTCGTCGCCTGTATAGCTATCATTATCCATATCCATTTGAGCTGAAAGCGATGCAGGAGGCAGGAAACCTCCTTGTCGGTACCCATGATTTCACCAGCTTTTGTTCTCCTAAAAGCGGTAAAGAAAACAAAGTGCGAACCATTTATAAGCTGGAATGGGAGAAAACCGATGAAGGCCTGCAGATGATCATTGTTGGGAATGGCTTTTTATATAATATGGTCCGGATTATTGTCGGAACGCTCCTTGCTGTTGGCTCAGGCAAAATATCGCTGGATCACATTACGGATATCATAGAGGCTAAAAACCGGCAGGCTGCAGGAAAAAAAGCACCTGCTCACGGCCTCTATTTATGGCAAGTGAATTATGACAACTAA
- the rplM gene encoding 50S ribosomal protein L13: MRTTPMAKASTVERKWYVVDAAGKTLGRLSTEVASILRGKHKPTYTPNVDTGDHVIIINAEKIELTGKKLSDKIYYRHTQHPGGLKSRTALEMRTNYPEKMLELAIKGMLPKNSLGRQMFKKLNVYRGAEHPHQAQQPEVYELRG; the protein is encoded by the coding sequence ATGCGTACAACACCAATGGCAAAAGCAAGTACAGTTGAACGTAAATGGTATGTTGTTGACGCAGCTGGTAAGACGCTTGGTCGTCTGTCTACTGAAGTTGCTTCAATTTTGCGCGGCAAGCATAAGCCGACTTATACACCAAACGTTGATACAGGAGATCATGTGATCATCATCAACGCTGAAAAAATCGAATTGACTGGTAAAAAACTATCAGACAAAATCTATTACCGCCATACTCAACATCCAGGTGGGTTAAAATCAAGAACTGCTCTTGAGATGCGTACAAACTATCCAGAAAAAATGCTTGAACTAGCGATCAAAGGCATGCTTCCTAAAAACTCTTTAGGCCGCCAAATGTTCAAGAAATTAAATGTATATCGTGGCGCTGAGCATCCGCATCAGGCACAACAACCAGAAGTTTACGAGCTTCGAGGATAA
- the rpsI gene encoding 30S ribosomal protein S9, protein MAQVQYYGTGRRKSSVARVRLVPGEGRIVVNQREITDYIPSPALIEDIKQPLTLTETASNYDVLVSVNGGGYAGQSGAIRHGIARALLQADPEYRLTLKRAGLLTRDARMKERKKYGLKGARRAPQFSKR, encoded by the coding sequence TTGGCACAGGTTCAATATTACGGTACAGGCCGCCGCAAAAGCTCTGTAGCACGCGTGCGTTTAGTACCAGGCGAAGGACGTATCGTTGTTAATCAACGTGAAATTACAGATTACATTCCATCTCCAGCTCTTATTGAAGATATCAAACAACCGCTAACTCTTACGGAAACTGCTTCTAACTATGATGTATTGGTTAGCGTAAATGGAGGCGGCTACGCAGGACAATCCGGAGCAATCCGCCACGGAATTGCCCGCGCACTTCTTCAAGCGGATCCAGAATACCGTTTGACTCTTAAACGTGCAGGCTTGCTGACTCGTGACGCACGCATGAAAGAACGTAAAAAATACGGTCTTAAAGGCGCTCGCCGTGCACCTCAGTTCTCAAAACGTTAA
- a CDS encoding MIR domain-containing protein — MADQLKPGQELTANQQITANNGRAFLIMQDDGNFVLYEVHRGNNIPVWASGTDGSGAVKAVMQDDGNLVVYKANGQAVWSSDTWGNAGAYLILQDDGNAVVYTNQGNAIWDSGTWRHSRKLGFNPADHGFLFPNSFINSVAKIPGYGQVTTEGRCGGMAFAALDYFLGGIPVPKYAGNLFNANVPPDGHWLADYIYSRLMDSFLVPSSIKYIHWSVASDHATTFGGKGVTRWTKEEEFPKLRSRIDAGQPVVLGLIDATSLGEIGSKNHQVLAYGYEWHSKADIMKVFVYDNNTVGREVVLSSEPGNPHFDATNTDPWRGFFVVDYQQKTPPVFTTMPPAANAAVRYGQTIKVSHLMTGLTLHSHALNYGHRGSSGQQQVTCFRGADDNDLWRVKGPHGTEANHRKDEVVQHGDVIRLEHVVTQCNLHSHSGHPSPVTGQQEVTCFGAGDQGDDNDNWRVEVDGGGQWTAQRRVRLVHLSTNHTLHSHRGLSDSRWTAGQQEVTGFDGRDHNDWWWLLEIR, encoded by the coding sequence ATGGCCGACCAGCTTAAGCCGGGGCAAGAACTAACAGCAAACCAACAGATCACCGCAAACAATGGGCGAGCATTCCTGATCATGCAGGATGATGGGAACTTCGTACTCTATGAAGTACACCGAGGCAACAACATACCGGTTTGGGCGTCCGGCACCGACGGCAGTGGTGCCGTGAAAGCAGTCATGCAGGATGATGGCAACCTTGTCGTCTACAAGGCAAATGGACAGGCGGTCTGGTCTTCTGACACCTGGGGGAACGCCGGAGCATATCTCATTCTTCAGGACGATGGGAATGCGGTGGTCTACACCAACCAGGGAAATGCGATCTGGGACTCAGGAACGTGGCGCCATAGTCGAAAGCTTGGTTTTAACCCAGCGGATCACGGGTTTTTGTTTCCAAACAGTTTCATCAATTCTGTGGCTAAGATTCCGGGCTATGGACAGGTGACAACCGAGGGACGGTGCGGCGGAATGGCTTTTGCCGCGCTCGACTACTTCCTCGGGGGCATTCCAGTTCCGAAATACGCCGGGAACTTGTTTAATGCAAATGTTCCCCCGGATGGACACTGGCTTGCGGATTACATTTACAGTCGGCTTATGGACAGCTTCCTTGTACCTTCCTCCATCAAGTATATTCATTGGTCCGTAGCGTCCGATCATGCTACCACCTTTGGAGGAAAGGGAGTTACCCGCTGGACGAAGGAGGAAGAATTTCCAAAGCTACGGTCGCGCATCGATGCCGGTCAGCCGGTTGTCCTCGGGCTGATAGATGCAACCAGCCTCGGGGAGATCGGATCGAAGAATCACCAGGTTCTAGCCTATGGGTATGAGTGGCATTCGAAAGCTGACATTATGAAAGTGTTCGTGTACGATAACAACACGGTAGGAAGGGAGGTAGTTTTGTCCTCCGAACCAGGCAACCCTCACTTTGACGCCACGAACACCGACCCTTGGCGGGGATTTTTCGTAGTCGACTACCAGCAGAAGACCCCGCCTGTGTTCACGACCATGCCGCCTGCGGCCAATGCTGCGGTCCGATACGGTCAGACCATTAAGGTAAGTCATCTCATGACGGGGCTGACTCTCCATTCGCACGCACTGAACTACGGCCACCGCGGCAGCTCAGGTCAGCAGCAGGTAACCTGCTTCAGAGGGGCAGATGACAATGACCTCTGGAGGGTCAAGGGACCACATGGTACGGAAGCGAATCATAGGAAAGATGAAGTAGTCCAACATGGCGATGTGATCCGGCTTGAGCACGTGGTTACGCAATGCAACCTGCACAGCCACTCGGGACACCCTTCCCCTGTCACCGGTCAGCAGGAGGTGACCTGCTTTGGCGCCGGAGATCAGGGAGACGACAACGACAACTGGCGGGTCGAGGTCGACGGTGGTGGTCAGTGGACCGCTCAGCGACGAGTCCGACTTGTCCACCTGAGCACCAACCATACGCTTCACTCCCACCGCGGGCTCAGCGATTCCCGCTGGACTGCCGGCCAACAGGAGGTAACCGGCTTCGATGGCCGTGACCACAATGACTGGTGGTGGCTCCTCGAAATTCGATGA